The following are encoded in a window of Halosolutus halophilus genomic DNA:
- a CDS encoding DUF7519 family protein — translation MRPIDRAPARLSSVASCVAAGGATIASGRYSWYGLAVGIVGTLVLVAGVTRGSRSRVTFGSAGLFVAALVAGVQGATVGATLVGVAAAVLAWDLGTSAIGIGRQLGREASTRRLELVHIAASAAVGAVTIGAGYLLYEGAGGGQPLSTLLLLILASVVLLAAIVRE, via the coding sequence ATGAGGCCGATCGACCGCGCACCGGCACGGCTGAGCAGCGTCGCGTCGTGTGTCGCGGCTGGCGGGGCGACGATCGCCAGCGGCCGCTACTCGTGGTACGGACTCGCCGTCGGGATCGTCGGCACCCTCGTCCTCGTCGCGGGCGTCACGAGGGGATCCCGATCGCGGGTCACGTTCGGGAGTGCTGGCCTGTTCGTCGCGGCGCTCGTCGCGGGCGTTCAGGGAGCGACCGTCGGCGCGACCCTCGTGGGCGTGGCCGCCGCCGTGCTCGCGTGGGACTTGGGAACCTCGGCGATCGGTATCGGACGACAACTCGGGCGGGAGGCGTCGACCCGTCGGCTCGAACTGGTCCACATCGCCGCGAGCGCGGCCGTCGGCGCGGTCACGATCGGGGCCGGTTATCTGCTCTACGAGGGTGCCGGCGGCGGCCAGCCCCTGTCGACGCTGCTGCTCCTGATCCTCGCGTCGGTGGTGCTCCTCGCGGCGATCGTTCGGGAGTGA
- a CDS encoding DUF58 domain-containing protein — MIGRHRLRLGVGLSLFGAALVEMFVPGSLPVPVGDGAVPLTGGLLLIYAYYVRHSSEDGALRQASTPDPEVPTPTPAPGDDLDDVLTQFLPARAIYSSTRTRRGLRAAAIAVLTRYGDCTEAEARQRVDDGTWTSDSRAAAFLDDTGRASRGITTRLRDRLANESPYERDLGHTVTAIAAVADVPTSDWVDGDDTIRRRVRQAVGASGTRGRAAGSNASDGTPITSTGSQGASVESNGGGAPAGTTADAEQPESGPEPDHGIRRSTRRWRGVSLVAFVALGVGLLAEQPAVLLAGVVGIGYAAYARSIPFDPVGLSVERSVSDGDPDPGDDVEVTVTITNDSSRFVPDLRVVDGVPEALAVTDGSPRYGTALRGGESTTFSYTIEARRGRHEFQPTLLVTRNLPGTTEREVLVGAASALTCVPSLRPTRERVPLRDQASQYTGAVETDVGGDGVAFHTTRRYQPGDALNRIDWHHRARTGELATLEFRQERAATVVLVVDAQSSAYVSPGPDDHAVDRSVAAARRVFTRLLDDGHRVGVAAMGATDCWLPPGAGRDHRVRGQTLFAADPAFSSVPDDAVFSLRWKRRLRRRLPDAAQLIVFSPLCDRLTVRNIRQFDAEGHATTVVSPDPTADRTPGQRLMRVYRTVAMTDLRRGGIPVLDWDPDDSLDGLLARGRHG; from the coding sequence ATGATCGGTCGGCACCGCCTCCGTCTCGGTGTTGGACTCTCGCTCTTCGGCGCGGCCCTCGTCGAGATGTTCGTTCCCGGGTCCCTTCCGGTACCGGTCGGGGACGGTGCCGTTCCCCTCACTGGCGGGCTGCTCCTCATCTACGCCTACTACGTCCGTCACTCGAGCGAGGATGGGGCGCTCAGGCAGGCATCGACGCCGGACCCGGAGGTTCCGACACCGACACCGGCTCCTGGCGACGACCTCGACGACGTACTCACACAGTTTCTCCCCGCCAGGGCGATCTACTCCAGCACGCGGACCAGACGGGGGCTGCGAGCGGCAGCGATCGCAGTGCTCACCCGGTACGGCGATTGTACCGAGGCCGAAGCGCGCCAGCGGGTCGACGACGGCACCTGGACGTCCGATTCGCGAGCGGCGGCGTTCCTGGACGATACCGGCAGAGCGTCCCGCGGGATCACCACACGACTCCGGGACCGCTTGGCGAACGAATCGCCGTACGAACGAGATCTTGGCCACACCGTGACCGCGATCGCGGCCGTCGCGGACGTGCCGACGTCGGACTGGGTCGACGGCGACGACACGATCCGCCGGCGCGTGCGGCAGGCAGTCGGAGCGTCCGGTACACGGGGACGGGCAGCCGGATCGAACGCGTCGGACGGGACGCCGATCACGTCGACCGGTTCGCAAGGTGCATCCGTCGAATCGAACGGCGGTGGAGCACCGGCGGGTACGACGGCCGACGCCGAGCAGCCCGAATCCGGCCCGGAGCCCGACCACGGGATCCGACGATCGACGCGCCGCTGGCGTGGCGTCAGTCTCGTCGCGTTCGTCGCCCTGGGCGTCGGACTGCTCGCCGAACAGCCGGCCGTCCTCCTCGCGGGGGTCGTCGGTATCGGCTACGCGGCGTACGCTCGCTCGATTCCGTTCGATCCCGTCGGGCTGTCCGTCGAGCGATCGGTCAGCGACGGGGATCCGGACCCGGGCGACGACGTCGAGGTGACCGTGACGATCACCAACGACTCGTCCCGTTTCGTTCCCGATCTTCGGGTCGTAGATGGGGTTCCGGAAGCGCTGGCCGTCACCGACGGTTCGCCCCGGTACGGGACCGCCCTGCGAGGAGGTGAATCGACCACGTTTTCGTACACGATCGAGGCGCGTCGCGGCCGACACGAGTTTCAGCCGACGCTCCTCGTCACACGAAACCTCCCCGGAACCACCGAACGGGAGGTACTCGTCGGGGCGGCGTCGGCGCTGACCTGCGTGCCGTCGCTCCGCCCGACGCGGGAACGGGTCCCCCTCCGCGACCAGGCGAGCCAGTACACCGGCGCCGTCGAGACGGACGTCGGTGGTGACGGCGTGGCGTTTCACACCACGCGACGGTACCAGCCCGGCGACGCGCTGAACCGGATCGACTGGCACCACCGGGCCCGAACGGGCGAACTCGCCACGCTGGAGTTCCGGCAGGAACGGGCGGCAACCGTCGTGCTCGTCGTCGACGCCCAGTCGTCCGCCTATGTCTCCCCCGGGCCGGACGACCACGCCGTCGATCGATCGGTCGCGGCGGCGCGGCGCGTCTTCACCCGTCTGCTGGACGATGGCCATCGCGTCGGCGTCGCGGCGATGGGCGCGACGGATTGCTGGCTCCCGCCGGGGGCCGGGCGTGACCATCGGGTCCGCGGGCAGACGCTCTTCGCCGCCGACCCCGCGTTTTCGTCGGTTCCCGACGATGCCGTCTTCTCGCTGCGCTGGAAACGTCGCCTCAGGCGGCGGCTTCCGGACGCCGCCCAGTTGATCGTCTTCTCACCGCTCTGTGACCGGTTGACGGTCCGGAATATCCGCCAGTTCGACGCGGAGGGCCACGCGACGACGGTCGTCAGCCCCGATCCGACCGCCGATCGAACGCCCGGACAGCGGCTCATGCGAGTGTACCGGACGGTAGCGATGACCGACCTGCGTCGCGGGGGGATCCCGGTCCTCGACTGGGACCCCGACGACTCGCTCGACGGCCTGCTGGCGAGGGGGCGTCACGGATGA
- a CDS encoding transcription initiation factor IIB, protein MENAESFPVCPECSGRVRRTETENVCEDCGLVCDEDAIDRGPEWRSFDDDDTDPRRTGAPLTRSRHDRGLSTEIGYGTGTDFGSGTRLTGRKRRQIVRLRREHNRARIATKADRNQAYGFTEIKRITARLSLDESIREQACALFDSAQSEGLFQGRSLEGFAAAAIYATCRTRSIPRTIDEITTVARADADELTAAYDALNRDLGLPTGPIDPAQYLPRYASELDLEPAVERRAREHVETLLEARAIGGRNPSGVAAACLYRAANEREAWSSVTQAAAAEVADVAPVTIRSTATTLTELGVD, encoded by the coding sequence ATGGAGAACGCGGAGTCTTTCCCAGTCTGTCCCGAGTGTAGCGGCAGAGTTCGACGCACGGAGACGGAGAACGTTTGCGAGGACTGCGGACTCGTCTGCGACGAAGACGCGATCGATCGCGGCCCCGAGTGGCGCTCGTTCGACGACGACGACACCGATCCCCGCCGGACCGGTGCGCCGCTGACCCGCTCGCGACACGATCGCGGCCTCTCGACCGAGATCGGGTACGGCACCGGCACCGATTTCGGATCCGGGACGCGGCTCACGGGTCGGAAGCGCCGCCAGATCGTTCGGCTCCGGCGGGAGCACAACCGGGCACGCATCGCGACGAAGGCCGATCGGAATCAGGCCTACGGCTTCACCGAGATCAAACGCATCACCGCTCGACTCTCGCTGGACGAGTCGATTCGGGAGCAGGCCTGTGCCCTGTTCGACTCGGCGCAGTCGGAAGGGCTGTTTCAGGGGCGCTCGCTCGAGGGATTCGCCGCCGCGGCGATCTACGCGACCTGTCGAACGCGATCGATCCCCCGCACGATCGACGAGATTACGACCGTCGCGCGCGCCGACGCCGACGAACTCACCGCCGCCTACGACGCGCTGAACCGCGACCTCGGTCTGCCGACCGGTCCGATCGATCCCGCGCAGTACCTGCCGCGCTACGCCTCGGAACTCGACCTCGAACCGGCCGTCGAACGGCGGGCCCGCGAGCACGTCGAGACCCTGCTCGAGGCCCGCGCGATCGGCGGCCGCAACCCGAGCGGCGTCGCGGCGGCCTGTCTCTACCGGGCCGCCAACGAGCGCGAGGCGTGGTCGTCGGTCACCCAGGCCGCCGCGGCGGAGGTCGCCGACGTCGCCCCGGTGACGATCCGATCGACGGCGACGACGCTGACGGAACTCGGCGTGGACTGA
- a CDS encoding HalOD1 output domain-containing protein, which produces MDRGQPLSLTVVERIAEHEGVSPENLQPPLHYAIDTEALDSLFRSSTPDAVSPTVEFPYRGYTVRVEGDGDVSILDPEPATCSEKEAA; this is translated from the coding sequence ATGGATCGGGGGCAACCACTCAGTCTCACAGTCGTCGAACGTATCGCCGAACACGAAGGCGTTTCACCCGAGAACCTCCAGCCACCACTTCACTACGCCATCGATACGGAGGCACTCGACTCGCTCTTTCGATCGTCCACGCCCGATGCGGTCTCCCCAACGGTCGAATTTCCGTACCGGGGGTACACGGTTCGCGTCGAGGGCGACGGTGACGTCTCGATTCTCGATCCCGAACCGGCCACGTGCTCGGAGAAAGAAGCCGCGTAA
- a CDS encoding DUF4129 domain-containing protein, which yields MDRRTGIGAVVAAVGVLAVALAAATLPSTVDPESGVGGDGGEGGAGEGTGPGFGTPPPDERPIDAFEVPLVEELVAVLLLLAALVLLVYAVRNWRGLVPVAVGIAALVGLLVVLFTFLGDLSAVPGGPASEPMGNGGYGGGGGDGTTGFGDTTSLPFAALFVLTVAVLGMIFVIARSSTPGAGSIDPADDTGSDDTDRAAIGRAAGRAADRIERGDDVDNDVVRAWQEMTSLLDVSRPETTTPREFATVAADAGMDPDDVRELTRLFEDVRYGEYSPTDDRERRAVRVFRRIERAYGADDE from the coding sequence GTGGACCGACGCACCGGTATCGGCGCCGTGGTCGCAGCCGTCGGCGTCCTCGCGGTCGCACTGGCAGCGGCGACACTTCCGTCGACCGTCGATCCGGAGAGCGGCGTCGGCGGAGACGGTGGCGAGGGTGGTGCCGGTGAGGGAACGGGGCCTGGATTCGGGACACCGCCACCGGACGAACGGCCGATCGACGCGTTCGAGGTCCCGCTCGTGGAGGAGTTGGTCGCGGTTCTCTTGCTCCTCGCGGCCCTCGTCCTGCTCGTCTACGCCGTCCGCAACTGGCGGGGACTCGTTCCGGTGGCCGTCGGAATCGCCGCGCTCGTCGGCCTGCTGGTGGTACTGTTTACTTTCCTGGGGGACCTGTCGGCGGTGCCGGGTGGACCGGCCAGCGAGCCGATGGGCAACGGTGGCTACGGTGGCGGTGGCGGGGACGGGACGACGGGGTTCGGTGACACGACCTCGCTCCCGTTCGCCGCACTCTTCGTCCTCACGGTCGCGGTACTCGGGATGATCTTCGTGATCGCTCGATCGTCGACCCCGGGAGCGGGATCGATCGATCCGGCCGATGACACCGGGTCCGACGACACCGACCGGGCAGCGATCGGCCGTGCAGCGGGACGAGCGGCGGACCGGATCGAGCGCGGTGACGACGTCGACAACGACGTCGTCCGGGCCTGGCAGGAGATGACCTCGCTGCTCGACGTGTCCCGCCCCGAGACGACCACGCCGCGGGAGTTCGCGACCGTCGCCGCGGACGCGGGGATGGACCCCGACGACGTCCGGGAACTCACGCGGCTGTTCGAGGACGTTCGGTACGGGGAGTACAGTCCGACCGACGATCGGGAACGGCGCGCGGTTCGCGTCTTCCGCCGAATCGAACGGGCGTACGGGGCCGACGACGAATGA
- a CDS encoding Yip1 family protein — protein MVPVRYTFWQLLVSPATFFDERPPAETLPIAAGLVVLYALALVGGILLVGSMLAGAIDATVTMDNPDRPPEGICEQHPDDPNSILGENCDEPETIERDAGALVREAVYDYLWVALVGPFVPWIVGGVVLYAAGRFMGGTPSFPGTLALAGWAALPEFLRLAAGLVGLRVALADVTITEPERGVAVLEAAMAPVEPVLLAVFLVTAGWQWYLLTGGLTREADISRGAAAIGVAVPLGMFTLLSIA, from the coding sequence ATGGTCCCTGTTCGCTACACGTTCTGGCAACTCCTCGTATCGCCGGCGACGTTCTTCGACGAACGGCCCCCGGCCGAAACCCTCCCGATCGCGGCAGGGCTGGTCGTCCTGTACGCGCTCGCTCTCGTCGGTGGAATCTTGCTCGTCGGATCGATGCTCGCCGGAGCGATCGATGCGACGGTAACGATGGACAACCCCGATCGACCGCCCGAAGGGATCTGCGAACAGCACCCGGACGATCCGAACTCGATCCTGGGCGAGAACTGCGACGAACCGGAGACGATCGAACGCGATGCGGGCGCGCTGGTCCGGGAGGCGGTCTACGACTACCTCTGGGTCGCGCTGGTCGGGCCGTTCGTCCCGTGGATCGTCGGCGGGGTGGTGCTGTACGCCGCCGGGCGGTTCATGGGCGGCACGCCGTCCTTCCCGGGAACACTGGCACTCGCGGGCTGGGCGGCGCTGCCGGAGTTCCTTCGGCTCGCGGCCGGACTCGTCGGATTGCGCGTCGCCCTTGCCGACGTGACGATCACCGAACCCGAGCGAGGGGTCGCTGTGCTGGAGGCGGCGATGGCCCCGGTGGAACCAGTTCTCCTGGCCGTCTTCCTCGTCACGGCCGGCTGGCAGTGGTACCTGCTCACCGGCGGACTCACTCGAGAAGCGGACATCTCCCGGGGAGCGGCCGCGATAGGTGTGGCCGTCCCGCTGGGAATGTTCACCCTTCTGAGTATCGCGTAA
- a CDS encoding AAA family ATPase, translating to MDIDDAAETCAAVIDAIEESVVSDRAFLETTLLGLLARGHVLLEDVPGTGKTLTARSMATALGLSFSRVQFTPDLLPADVTGTHVFNEQHREFEFREGPIFSNVVLADEINRAPPKTQSALLEAMEERQVTVGGETRSLPEPFFVIATQNPIEHEGTFALPEAQVDRFLAKTSIGYPSFEGETSLLKRRADRHERSPSVEAVLTPDRVDDIRRVPETVRVHDDLIDYMIELTRATRSDRRVAVGVSPRGSQRLFEATRARAVIEGREYATPDTVKRVARPVLTHRLVLTADARVDGDEKEAVVEDVLAETPVPTVD from the coding sequence ATGGATATCGACGATGCCGCCGAAACGTGCGCGGCAGTCATCGACGCGATCGAGGAATCGGTCGTCAGCGATCGGGCGTTCCTCGAAACCACGCTCCTCGGCCTGCTCGCTCGCGGTCACGTGTTACTCGAGGACGTGCCGGGGACGGGGAAGACGCTCACTGCCCGCAGCATGGCGACGGCACTCGGACTCTCGTTCTCGCGGGTCCAGTTCACGCCGGACCTGCTCCCCGCGGACGTAACCGGGACGCACGTCTTCAACGAACAGCACCGGGAGTTCGAGTTCCGGGAAGGGCCGATCTTCAGCAACGTCGTCCTCGCGGACGAAATCAACCGCGCACCGCCGAAGACCCAGAGCGCGCTGCTGGAGGCGATGGAAGAACGACAGGTGACCGTCGGCGGTGAAACCCGATCGCTGCCGGAGCCCTTTTTCGTCATCGCGACGCAGAACCCGATCGAACACGAGGGCACGTTCGCGCTGCCGGAGGCGCAGGTCGATCGGTTCCTCGCGAAGACCAGCATCGGTTACCCGAGTTTCGAGGGCGAGACGTCGCTCCTGAAGCGTCGCGCGGACCGCCACGAACGGAGTCCGTCCGTCGAGGCGGTGCTGACGCCCGATCGGGTCGACGACATCAGGCGGGTCCCGGAGACGGTGCGGGTCCACGACGACCTGATCGACTACATGATCGAACTCACGCGCGCCACGCGATCGGACCGCCGGGTGGCCGTCGGCGTCTCACCCCGCGGCTCGCAGCGCCTGTTCGAAGCGACCCGGGCCCGTGCGGTGATCGAGGGCCGCGAGTACGCCACCCCCGACACCGTGAAACGGGTCGCCCGTCCCGTGCTCACCCACCGGCTCGTCCTGACGGCGGACGCCAGAGTCGACGGCGACGAGAAGGAGGCCGTCGTCGAGGACGTGCTCGCAGAGACGCCGGTACCGACGGTCGACTGA
- a CDS encoding pro-sigmaK processing inhibitor BofA family protein: MATGIEILLLVLVLVFVLGASTIIETVRPFIVNAAVGLLVLFLAQVVFGLSIAVTPIALVIVAIGGVPGSVLVILLSLFGIAFVP; this comes from the coding sequence ATGGCTACCGGAATCGAAATCCTCCTGCTGGTTCTGGTCCTCGTATTCGTGCTCGGGGCCTCGACCATCATCGAGACCGTCCGCCCCTTCATCGTCAACGCGGCCGTCGGACTGCTGGTGTTGTTCCTCGCGCAAGTCGTCTTCGGGCTCTCGATCGCCGTCACCCCGATCGCGCTCGTGATCGTGGCGATCGGCGGCGTCCCCGGTTCGGTGCTGGTGATCCTGCTGTCGCTGTTCGGGATCGCCTTCGTCCCCTGA
- a CDS encoding AAA family ATPase, giving the protein MAQAGNSELVDSFEQFFRNYYDSDIKQLAQRYPNEQRSLHVDWQDLYRYDPDLADDFINQPEQLQRYAEEALRLYDLPIDVSLGQAHVRVTNLPETESPEIRDIRARDMNSLVQVRGIVRKATDVRPKIEEAAFECQLCGTLTRVPQSSGDFQEPHECQGCERQGPFRVNFDQSEFVDSQKLRIQESPEGLRGGETPQSLDVHVEDDITGEVTPGDHVSATGVLRLEQQENQGEKSPVFDFYMEGMSVEIDEEQFEDMDISDEDKKQIYEISNQDDVYEQMVASIAPSIYGYDQEKLAMILQLFSGVTKQLPDGSRIRGDLHMLLIGDPGTGKSQMLGYIQNIAPRAVYTSGKGSSSAGLTAAAVRDDFGDGQQWTLEAGALVLADQGIAAVDELDKMRCVTSETVVELADGSNIPIGDIAQQAAIHGEIEPLSNGRTIRDIDVSVRTMTNSGTIVERPVTAVHQYEAPSELIEVITKDGNRLRSTPDHPYFVHQQGNIVERQAEDLTIGDQTLVPRGQDTIAADGGIGTSNPAPDAHLRNVEHSEIADVRRIDNSDWDYVYDLTVEGTHNFIANGMVVHNSEDRSAMHEALEQQKISVSKAGINATLKSRCSLLGAANPKYGRFDHYEPISEQIDLEPALISRFDLIFTVTDQPDEEKDRNLAEHIITTNYAGELTTQREEMASLEVSTDEIAEMTDQVDPEIDAELLRKYIAYAKQNCHPRMTEAARNAIRDFYVDLRSKGTDEDAPIPVTARKLEALVRLSEASARVRLSDTVEEHDANRVIEIVRSCLQDIGVDPETGEFDADIVEAGTSKSQRDRIKNLKGLISDIEEEYDEGAPVDIVMERAEEIGMDQSKAEHEIEKLKQKGEVYEPSTDNLRTT; this is encoded by the coding sequence ATGGCGCAAGCGGGCAATTCTGAACTCGTCGATTCCTTCGAGCAGTTCTTCCGCAACTACTACGACAGCGATATCAAGCAGCTTGCGCAGCGTTACCCCAACGAACAGCGATCGCTCCACGTCGACTGGCAGGACCTCTACCGGTACGATCCCGACCTCGCCGACGACTTCATCAACCAGCCGGAACAGCTCCAGCGCTACGCCGAGGAGGCGCTGCGACTGTACGACCTCCCGATCGACGTCAGCCTCGGCCAGGCCCACGTCCGGGTAACGAACCTCCCGGAGACCGAGTCGCCCGAGATCCGGGACATCCGCGCCCGGGACATGAACTCCCTCGTACAGGTGCGCGGGATCGTCCGGAAAGCCACCGACGTCCGCCCGAAGATCGAGGAAGCCGCCTTCGAGTGCCAGCTCTGTGGCACGCTCACCCGCGTTCCCCAGTCCAGCGGGGACTTTCAGGAACCCCACGAGTGTCAGGGCTGTGAACGACAGGGGCCCTTCCGGGTGAACTTCGACCAGTCGGAGTTCGTCGACTCCCAGAAGCTCCGCATCCAGGAGAGTCCCGAGGGCCTGCGCGGCGGCGAGACGCCCCAGTCGCTGGACGTCCACGTCGAGGACGACATCACCGGCGAGGTCACCCCCGGCGATCACGTCTCCGCGACCGGCGTCCTCCGGCTCGAACAGCAGGAGAACCAGGGCGAGAAGAGCCCCGTCTTCGACTTCTACATGGAGGGGATGTCGGTCGAGATCGACGAAGAGCAGTTCGAGGACATGGACATCAGCGACGAGGACAAGAAGCAGATCTACGAGATTTCCAACCAGGACGACGTCTACGAGCAGATGGTCGCCTCGATCGCGCCCTCGATCTACGGCTACGATCAGGAGAAACTCGCGATGATTTTGCAGTTATTCTCGGGCGTGACCAAGCAGTTGCCCGACGGATCGCGAATCCGCGGCGACCTGCACATGCTCCTGATCGGTGATCCGGGTACTGGCAAATCGCAGATGCTAGGCTATATCCAAAATATCGCTCCTCGCGCCGTCTACACCTCCGGCAAGGGATCGTCGTCGGCCGGTCTCACGGCCGCCGCCGTTCGCGACGACTTCGGCGACGGCCAGCAGTGGACCCTCGAAGCCGGCGCGCTCGTCCTCGCCGATCAGGGGATCGCGGCGGTCGACGAACTCGACAAGATGCGATGTGTGACGAGTGAAACAGTCGTCGAATTAGCCGATGGCTCGAACATTCCTATCGGAGACATAGCTCAACAGGCAGCAATTCATGGCGAAATCGAACCGCTCAGCAACGGACGAACAATCCGTGATATCGACGTCTCTGTCCGGACGATGACCAACTCCGGAACGATCGTCGAACGACCGGTAACCGCCGTTCACCAGTACGAGGCACCTTCTGAACTGATCGAAGTCATCACGAAAGACGGAAACCGACTTCGATCGACGCCCGATCATCCGTATTTCGTTCATCAACAGGGTAACATCGTCGAACGACAAGCAGAAGATCTCACGATCGGAGACCAGACGCTCGTACCACGTGGCCAAGATACGATCGCAGCAGACGGCGGCATCGGAACCAGCAATCCAGCACCCGACGCACATCTTCGCAACGTCGAGCACTCGGAGATTGCCGACGTTCGACGGATCGACAACAGTGACTGGGACTACGTCTACGATCTCACCGTCGAAGGAACCCATAATTTCATCGCCAACGGCATGGTCGTTCACAATTCCGAGGACCGATCGGCCATGCACGAGGCCTTAGAACAGCAGAAAATCTCCGTCTCCAAGGCGGGTATCAACGCGACCCTCAAGTCCCGTTGTTCGCTCCTCGGCGCCGCGAACCCCAAGTACGGCCGGTTCGATCACTACGAGCCGATCAGCGAGCAGATCGACCTCGAACCCGCCCTCATCTCCCGGTTCGACCTGATCTTCACCGTCACCGACCAGCCCGACGAGGAGAAAGACCGCAACCTCGCGGAACACATCATCACGACGAACTACGCGGGCGAGTTGACCACCCAGCGCGAGGAAATGGCCTCCCTCGAGGTCAGTACGGACGAGATCGCGGAGATGACCGACCAAGTCGACCCCGAGATCGACGCCGAACTCCTGCGCAAGTACATCGCCTACGCGAAACAGAACTGCCATCCGCGGATGACCGAAGCGGCCCGCAACGCGATCCGGGACTTCTACGTCGACCTCCGATCGAAGGGGACAGACGAGGACGCGCCGATTCCCGTCACCGCCCGGAAACTCGAGGCGCTGGTACGGCTCTCGGAGGCCAGCGCCCGGGTGCGCCTCTCCGATACCGTCGAGGAACACGACGCCAACCGCGTCATCGAGATCGTTCGGTCGTGTCTGCAGGACATCGGCGTCGACCCCGAGACGGGCGAATTCGACGCGGACATCGTCGAGGCCGGCACCTCGAAGTCCCAGCGCGATCGGATCAAGAACCTCAAGGGGCTCATCAGCGACATCGAGGAGGAGTACGACGAGGGTGCGCCGGTCGACATCGTCATGGAGCGCGCCGAGGAGATCGGCATGGATCAGTCCAAGGCCGAACACGAGATCGAGAAACTCAAACAGAAAGGCGAGGTCTACGAGCCGAGTACGGACAACCTCCGGACGACGTGA